Below is a genomic region from Bos javanicus breed banteng chromosome 13, ARS-OSU_banteng_1.0, whole genome shotgun sequence.
CCATGAAAGAAGTCATCCCCAGAACTCATTTGAGATTTGGGTTCTAGCATTCTGATGCCAATAACTTGAGTGTGCTAAGCGGTCTTCATCAATTTCAAAAATCATCCCTTTTACTCATTCTTCCTATGCACAAATAACATGTTAGGTCAAACCCTAGGATAAACTATTGTTTATTTGAGTCTACACAATGAATCAGTACAAATGGACCCACACACATATGCCATTCATTCCCTTGAACCAGACTCAACCAGGGCCAATGGGGACTTAGCATTTGATCTAAGGATGATGAGTGACCCCTATGTGCAGGATTCTCCCAAACTCTGTCTTTGATGGAAAGAGTTCTCGGCCCCAAAATCTTATTCTACCTCCCTGTGACCACACTAGGGGGAATCAGCGTGCCTGGTTCCCTGGCAGTTCCTTGGACTTGTAGAGTTCTGAATgtcactccaggcttctctttcctacTGTGTTCCAGGGTATATCTTGGAACCTCCACCCTGCCGATCAGACCCAGAAAACTGTACTGATTTCtgcacattgcaggaagattgcCAACCAGGATTTCAGTGCTGTTCTGCCTTCTGTGGTATAGTCTGTACATTAAACAAAGATGTAAACCGCAAAAGGTAAGGGCCTCTCCTGCCCAGCCCTGACCGTAGCACTGCTGGTGAGAGCTCAATAGAAGAGTCTCTTACCAGTCACGATGATGGATCTCTTTCTCtctaccatttctttctctttaccaAGAATAATTACCATAAATGTCCTGATGGAGCCTTCCTCCACTCAAGAACTACATAATCATTCTCTCCCTATCATCACATCTGTCAATCTCTATATCTGTCTCTCTGAATACACCTCTCTGATAAACTCCTCCATCCACTGACCTGTCTCAGAATCCATACTCTGGAACCCTGTATCTGGAGCTGCATCACTGGAATCCCAAAGTAACTCTGTTCTCTGGTTTTGCTCACACTCTTTTACCAAACACCACACTTCCAACCACCCACCCCCAGCAGTGTTCCTGGGTTCTGCAGATGCTCCAGTACAACGGATGCTCTGATTACTTGCTCAGGCATCATCACTGGCCCCAATTCTGTTGAATAGGGAGAACTCCCAGAAGAGAGAAAGGGTATTACAGGCCCGATGAAATGTCTGGTTTCTAATCCTATCTTGCAACCATGTCTTTCTGTGACCTTGAGTAGGACAATTCCCtatttttgcctttcatttcctCATGCAGAAAATGGggactctttttttccccatctttgtaTGGTGGTTATGGAGGTCCAGACAAGCTCTCAAGAGACCCACAAGACA
It encodes:
- the WFDC13 gene encoding WAP four-disulfide core domain protein 13, which translates into the protein MKPALFLQLLLLTHVASQLVSGSPKQHFRRYILEPPPCRSDPENCTDFCTLQEDCQPGFQCCSAFCGIVCTLNKDVNRKRPKPKTLRNNGVGK